The sequence TCGGTCCTCGCTTTCATTTTGGTGGAGGCAGTTCGACGCTGGGGGCTGCGTCAAAAGGTTCTCGACGTTCCGAATGAGCGGAGTTCGCATTCGACTCCCGTACCGCGTGCCGGCGGCTTAGGAATTGTTGCAACGGTCTTCGTTGTTTACGTTTCGGGCTCATACGCTGCAAATTATCCGCTTTCCTTGGGGTTCCTGATTGGTAGCCTGATCGTAGCGGCGGTTAGTTTTATTGATGATCTCCGCGATCTTCCGTTTTACGTTCGACTGTTTGCCCAAGCAATTGCGGCTGCACTGGTCGTCGCAGATATCGGAGTTTTCGGTGAGATCAGCTATCTCTTCATCGACGGTTCATTCTCACTTGGTGTTTTTGCCATTCCGCTCACGATAACCTGGATACTCTGGATGATCAACGCATACAACTTCATGGATGGCATCGATGGCATTGCCGGCCTCCAGGCTGTTGTAGCTGCGATCGGGTGGGCATTGTTTTCGTTGCTCTTTGGCGTTGACGAGGTGAAATGGCTGGCACTTGGAGTCGGCGGGGCGTCGATCGGCTTTCTAGTTCATAATTGGAGTCCGGCACGAATATTTATGGGCGATGTCGGGAGTGCATTTCTGGGATTCCTATTTGCCGTGCTGCCGCTGATCGCGTCAAAGGGGCAAAGCGTTCCTACGGGCGTGATCCCGATTCTCGGTGTTTTGTTCGTGTTTCCATTTATTTTCGACACGGTTTTTACGTTTCTACGTCGCCTGTTCAATCGGGAAAAGGTTTGGAAAGCTCATCGAAGCCATCTTTATCAGCGAATGGTGATCAACGGAGCTTCACATTCGTATGTAACATTGATCTACGGAGCACTCGCTGCCGTTTCATCGCTTGTCGGAATCAGCGTTGTTGCCCAAATTGAAATCGCAGGGCCATTAATACTTTTCTGCATTCTCAGTGCATCGGCGTTTTTACTTCTGATGGGGTCGAAAAAACGTTGACGTAAGTATCTGAAAGTGATAACTTTACAGAATATTTGATGCTGGAACTACGAAGTAACGAATCTCAGGCGGTTAGTGATTTTCGTTGCACAGACGGTGAAGGTGTCAAGTTTGCGTTTGAGGCTTATGGCGTCCTGGTCGGCGTAACCACGGACAATCTTGATCTAAGCCGGAAGCTCTTTGAGATCTCAAACCGGGCAATGCTGGGAAAATGCCGCGTTCTCGATGCTGGTTCCGCAAAAGCGGAGCACGAATTCTTCATAAAAAAGAGTTCCGGCGAAGTTTTTGAATTAACGTCCGTTGGCGAATATACAACGGGTTCAGGCGGCCTTCGCGAGACCCTTGAGCTTTTTGTTCGAATACTGCGTCTAAAGGTGTCACAGTTCGCGAAAGACCGAGTTTTCGTGCACGCCGGAGTTGTTTGTTGGGGAAATCAAGCGATCATGATCCCGGGCAACAGTGGTTCGGGAAAGACAACATTAGTCGCCGAGTGTGTTAAGCAGGGTGCGTTATATTTTTCGGACGAGTATGCGGTGTTGGCTCCCGACGGGCTTGTCCATCCCTTTGCGAGGGCACTTTCGATCACGAATGGTGGCAGGAAGTGGAGCGAGGACGGAATTCCGGTCGAGAAGCTCGGGGGCCGGGCGGCAACGGATCCGGTAAAGATCGGAGCTGTTGTTTTGACAAGGTTTGAACCTGGCGCCGCGTGGCGGCCCGAGCGGCTCACACCTGGAAACGGGATAATTGAGGTGATACCCCATACTATCCCGATGACCGTAAATGCCGATTTGTCGCTTACAGTATTGAAATCGGCGCTCAGCCATGCGATAATTCTGAAAGGTGTGCGAGGTGAGGCCTCAGATCTGGCCACCGAACTTAATTTGTTTAGTTATAATGAGTTAACGACTTAGTATTACACTTGTTTCCGATACGCTCGGAATTGATCTCGGAGAAGATATGAACAATCCGCAATATCCAATTGCCCGCAAAAATGGACTTGTAGTCCAGGAAGTGCCCGACGAGGTCTTGGTCTATGACCTCGACACGAACAAGGCCCACTGCCTTAATAAGACCGCAGCAGCCGTTTGGCAGTCCTGCGACGGTAAGACGTCCGTGCCGGAGATCGCGAAATTTCTTTCCTTCGAAATGGGAACCAAAGTCGATGACGACCTCGTTTGGCTTGCGATTGATCAGCTTAACGAAAGTGCTCTTTTGGAATCACAGGCCGGACCAAAGTTTCAGGGCCAGAGCCGCCGCGAAGCCATCCGAAAGATCGGCATCGCTTCGATGATCGCTCTGCCGATCGTAGCCTCGCTCGTCGCTCCTAAGAGCGCAATGGCAAGCACATCGTGCCGCTGTGATAACGGTACGAACCTTGACTGTACTCTTCAGGGATCTTGTCCAACGACGTGCAACGTCGGACCAAATGTATGTGTATAGGGCGTTTTGCCATTTATTTTAGGTTCGAAAAGGTGGGCAGTCCCCACCTTTTTCATTTTGATTAGTCGAATGTTAAGCGTTGACGATAAATGGAACAGCTTATCTGAGGAAGTTCGGCTTTCTCGACTCCTGAAAGCCGTGAAGGCGATTAGCTCCATTTTTGAACGTAACTGGGTGCTGATAAAGGGTGAGTCAGCCGCGAGATTCTATCCCAGCGGACACTTTCGATACTATTCAGATTTCGATATTGTCGTCGATGAGTATTTTTCTCGAAGTCTTTCTTCTGCCGATCGTATGCTCTTACGGACCGCGAATATCGATCTTCATTTCGGTCTCAGGCATCTAGATTCTTTGCCGTGGGAGAACTTTCTCGAAAGGTGTGAGGAAACTAATGTTCGCGGGGATCGAATTCGCCTTCCATGTCCCGAGGACCATCTCCGAATCATGGCTGTTCATTGGCTGACGGATGGCGGCGAATACAAGGAACGGCTTTGGGATATTTATTATGCGGTGGCAAACCGGCCGGCGGAGTTTGATTGGAACAAGTGTCTTGATGTCGTCAGCCCGACCCGGCGTAAATGGGTGATAACAACCATCGGCCTAGCACATAAGTATCTTGGGCTTGAGATCGACGACCTCCCGTTTGCCGAAGAGGCAAAGCAGATCCCGCAGTGGATCATCGATACTGTCGAGCGAGAATGGGCTCGTGATCTTCGTCTGATTCCGCTACGTGTTTCTTACCGCGACCCCAAAAAGCTCGTACAACAGATCCGAAAGCGCTTGCCCCCAAACCCCATCACGGCGACAATCGACATGGAAGGCGAGTTCGATGACCGCTCACGCGTTTGGTACCAACTTGGCAGCATCGCCAAGCGTATTCCGCCTGGGGTGAAGCGCTTCGTTGACCTCGCTAAAGCTCGATTGGGCCGCAAGAATGCCGATCAACCACGATAGAAATTTAACGCTCTGCCTTGAAAGCGGAATAGCCGGCGGAAGCATTGCCCTTTTTGACGGCGATCTAGTTGTTGCCGGCCGTGTGGGCGAGGGAAACACGTCACGAGCCGAAGCTCTACTGCCCTCGGTCGAGGGCCTGCTCTCCAATTCCGGCTCAACGCTCAGATCGATCGGCCGGATAGCAGTTTCGGTCGGCCCTGGAAGCTTCACCGGCCTTCGTATCGGCATTGCGTCCACACTCGGGCTCTCGCGGGCACTGGAATGCGAGGTGGTTGGCGTCCCTTTGCTGCCTGCAATGCTTGCTCTCGGCGATGGCTCGCAAAATGCCGCTGCCGTGGTTCCAATAGGGAAGACGGACCGAGCTTATCTCGTTGGCGTAAACTCGGTCCCGGCCGTCGTTGATATGCAGAAGATCCATTCAGCACTGTCGTCCGCGAGCTCAGTGGTGGCTCCGCTCGACATCGTATCCGAACTGCGAGACCTGGCGTGCGATCTTGTTGATACGGGATCTAATCTTGCTGTGATGATCGGAAAGGGCATTTGTTCGGGCTTTGCAACTACGGACCTAACGCCGATATATGTCCAGAACCCCGCGCGAACCCGCGGCCTTTATTGAATGTCTCAACTGAGCATAAAGCCCGCCAACGAAAGTGATCTCGCCGCGATCGTCGAACTCGCCGATCGGAGCGGCTTGGCGTTCTGGAGCCTTGGCGATTATGCCAATGCAGCTGCCTCAGACGTTCATCTTTTGTTAGCGTCGAAGGCCAAAACGGGTGAGACCATCGGCTTCATCCTGGTTCGGCTACTCGCCCGCCTCGATAAAACCAACGACGTAGAGATATTAAACATTGCGGTCAAGCCGAAGCATCGCCGTGCAGGGGTCGGTGCGGCTCTCATCCAGGCCGCGGTTCGGCGTTCTCACACCGGCCCTGAATCTAATGTGTTACTTGAAGTTAGGGAGTCAAATGTCTCGGCTATCGAGTTTTATCGCCGATTGGGATTTGAATTGCAGTCCATCCGGCGGTCTTACTATCGCGACCCGGTCGAGGATGCTCTTCTATTCGCTGCGACGGTTAGTAAGCTATTTCCGGACACAGCCAACGACCGATAGGCCGCCTTGCGGGCAACTCGGTTGAGAAAATTCTTTATCCTCTTACTTTTTCTAGACAAGATTTGAACTTTGTTCGAAAGGTGCTTCTTGTAAATTGAGAGCGAAGTGGGTTAAGATTCTGTTTACACCGCAGGCTTTGAGCGAAACAACAACGCCAACGGTGTAAATCTTTTGATAAGCGAGGAAAAGTGCCATGGACCTTTCAACTCCTGATCCGGTGCGTGATGAGCTTTTGAAGACGAACGCATCATTCCGGGATCTTGTGCACCAACACGAGAATTTCGAAAAACGCCTCAATGAACTTGCAGCGATCTCCTTTCCAAACGACGACGAACAATTCGAAGAATCGACCCTAAAGAAAAAGAAATTGATGATCAAGGATGAGATCCACGCGATCATGAACGAGTACGCGACGTCTCATTAAAACGTAAATTCAACTGCAAAGGGCGAGGAACATCCTCGCCCTTACTCATTTTTGCCGCAGCCCGCGGAGCTCGAATAAGCTCTCAGCCCGCGAGAAGTGAGGAGCGCCAAACCACCGGGCTGCGTCTCGAGCACACCGCCTGGCTGGACTTCTTCATTTTCCTCAAGCTGGATAAAATTCCGCACTTTTCCGTTGGAAAGGTCGATAATAAAGATCCGCTCCTCGCCAAGAACACCAATAGCAACGCTGTCATCTCGCAACACCCTTCCGGTTGAGGGCCGTCCGGGAAGCCGGCTCCGCCAGATCACGCTCCCATTTTGCTCTCCAAGTAAATAGAGAAAGTTATCGTTTGATGCGATCAGGATCTTTCCGTCGAAACTGTCGGCAAAAACGATCTCACCGCCGGTCTTAAATTTCCAAACACGTCCATTTACACCTAGCTGTTCCGAGCGTATCTCCCCTTTGCCGTTTCCGGTTATCAACCGGCCATTTGCTGTGATCAATGCACTTGCAACCAGTCGATCTGCCGTCGGTTGGTATGACGGCATAGTCGCAGCTACCCAAGAAACCACTCTGGAAATGCCGTTCGTCGATACTACAAGTAACTGGTCGTCGTCCGCGAAAAGGACCCGATCGCCCGTGGACCAAAAGGCGAAGCGCCCGGCTGGAGTGAGACCGGAGCTATCGAGCATTTGAGGCGCACCAGCCTCGGGGACGACAAGTACACTTTCGCCGGCTTTCTTGAGCAAATACGACTTGGAAAACTCGAGATCATAAGTGTTTCGGGTCAGGCCAGTGTTTAGGTTGATCTCGCGAAGCCTCGAAGCTGGCTCATCGGAATCGGTATTGGCCGTTACAAAAAGAGAGTCCCGCGAGAGAAGGAGATTTGAAACGATATTGCCGCCAACCTCCGCTGACCAGATGGTTTCGAGGGTTTTTTGATGCAGCAGGCGAACCCGGCCACCGGTCTCGGCAAGAAAAACACCCCGATGGTCGCCCACGGCTGAACCGATGTTGCCGGTCTGCGGAAAGTAAGACGAACAGAGCTTAAATGGCTCTCCGACAGTAACATTCGACTGTCCACTTGCATGCCAAAAGGAGAAAAGCATCCACCCGGCCAGAACTACGGTCCGAGTCCACGATAGAATCTTTGGACCCCGCAATAACTTTTGATCTGAT comes from Acidobacteriota bacterium and encodes:
- a CDS encoding glycosyltransferase family 4 protein, whose amino-acid sequence is MIEVSIILISSVLAFILVEAVRRWGLRQKVLDVPNERSSHSTPVPRAGGLGIVATVFVVYVSGSYAANYPLSLGFLIGSLIVAAVSFIDDLRDLPFYVRLFAQAIAAALVVADIGVFGEISYLFIDGSFSLGVFAIPLTITWILWMINAYNFMDGIDGIAGLQAVVAAIGWALFSLLFGVDEVKWLALGVGGASIGFLVHNWSPARIFMGDVGSAFLGFLFAVLPLIASKGQSVPTGVIPILGVLFVFPFIFDTVFTFLRRLFNREKVWKAHRSHLYQRMVINGASHSYVTLIYGALAAVSSLVGISVVAQIEIAGPLILFCILSASAFLLLMGSKKR
- a CDS encoding PqqD family protein, whose protein sequence is MNNPQYPIARKNGLVVQEVPDEVLVYDLDTNKAHCLNKTAAAVWQSCDGKTSVPEIAKFLSFEMGTKVDDDLVWLAIDQLNESALLESQAGPKFQGQSRREAIRKIGIASMIALPIVASLVAPKSAMASTSCRCDNGTNLDCTLQGSCPTTCNVGPNVCV
- a CDS encoding nucleotidyltransferase family protein, whose amino-acid sequence is MLSVDDKWNSLSEEVRLSRLLKAVKAISSIFERNWVLIKGESAARFYPSGHFRYYSDFDIVVDEYFSRSLSSADRMLLRTANIDLHFGLRHLDSLPWENFLERCEETNVRGDRIRLPCPEDHLRIMAVHWLTDGGEYKERLWDIYYAVANRPAEFDWNKCLDVVSPTRRKWVITTIGLAHKYLGLEIDDLPFAEEAKQIPQWIIDTVEREWARDLRLIPLRVSYRDPKKLVQQIRKRLPPNPITATIDMEGEFDDRSRVWYQLGSIAKRIPPGVKRFVDLAKARLGRKNADQPR
- the tsaB gene encoding tRNA (adenosine(37)-N6)-threonylcarbamoyltransferase complex dimerization subunit type 1 TsaB; the protein is MPINHDRNLTLCLESGIAGGSIALFDGDLVVAGRVGEGNTSRAEALLPSVEGLLSNSGSTLRSIGRIAVSVGPGSFTGLRIGIASTLGLSRALECEVVGVPLLPAMLALGDGSQNAAAVVPIGKTDRAYLVGVNSVPAVVDMQKIHSALSSASSVVAPLDIVSELRDLACDLVDTGSNLAVMIGKGICSGFATTDLTPIYVQNPARTRGLY
- a CDS encoding GNAT family N-acetyltransferase; translated protein: MSQLSIKPANESDLAAIVELADRSGLAFWSLGDYANAAASDVHLLLASKAKTGETIGFILVRLLARLDKTNDVEILNIAVKPKHRRAGVGAALIQAAVRRSHTGPESNVLLEVRESNVSAIEFYRRLGFELQSIRRSYYRDPVEDALLFAATVSKLFPDTANDR
- a CDS encoding YdcH family protein; translated protein: MDLSTPDPVRDELLKTNASFRDLVHQHENFEKRLNELAAISFPNDDEQFEESTLKKKKLMIKDEIHAIMNEYATSH